A window of Clavibacter michiganensis contains these coding sequences:
- a CDS encoding extracellular solute-binding protein encodes MPIDPRSALGGFAARPFDRRSVLKLGAVLGGTAMLAACSGPSVGGDTAATAAPDTDWDGIQPATDITWWTTHPGQTSDLEAQFAADFLAKTGITVNVVTGGASYDEIAQKLQAAAGTDSMPDMVNASDTWWFRYMVNKQSIAMDGLMSHLGFEVDDFNKVFLDDYLYNGARYAVPYARSTPIFYYDKSIWQKAGLPDRAPDTWAELEEWAPAIMKVTGGNPAVRLPQGSIGTWAMSNVLWGRGGQYSDGWDLKLDQPETLEAAGYARGLVFDSKIANVAAASGDTAVDFAGGLAPCTIASAGAVGIVTASAKFPIGTGVLPGGPQGQFVPTGGTGLAVIGSKTKEQQLAAAMFIKHLTEVDQQVALAKKTGYAPSRTSAGESTDLTGFWASNPAFRTVYDSLEHVRSQDWARTLIPNGDTYLQQPWSQILTQDADPAAVFPAAATQLTSAYTENVQPYL; translated from the coding sequence ATGCCCATCGATCCCCGCTCGGCCCTCGGCGGCTTCGCCGCCCGCCCGTTCGACCGCCGCAGCGTGCTGAAGCTCGGCGCCGTCCTCGGCGGCACCGCGATGCTCGCCGCCTGCTCCGGCCCGTCGGTCGGCGGCGACACGGCGGCCACCGCGGCCCCCGACACCGACTGGGACGGGATCCAGCCCGCCACCGACATCACGTGGTGGACCACGCACCCCGGCCAGACCTCTGATCTCGAGGCGCAGTTCGCGGCGGACTTCCTCGCGAAGACCGGCATCACCGTCAACGTGGTGACGGGCGGCGCGAGCTACGACGAGATCGCGCAGAAGCTGCAGGCGGCCGCGGGCACCGACAGCATGCCCGACATGGTGAACGCCAGCGACACCTGGTGGTTCCGCTACATGGTGAACAAGCAGTCGATCGCGATGGACGGCCTCATGTCGCACCTCGGCTTCGAGGTCGACGACTTCAACAAGGTGTTCCTCGACGACTACCTGTACAACGGAGCGCGCTACGCGGTGCCGTACGCCCGCTCCACGCCGATCTTCTACTACGACAAGTCGATCTGGCAGAAGGCCGGCCTCCCCGACCGCGCGCCCGACACCTGGGCCGAGCTCGAGGAGTGGGCGCCCGCGATCATGAAGGTCACCGGCGGCAACCCCGCGGTGCGCCTGCCGCAGGGATCCATCGGCACCTGGGCGATGAGCAACGTCCTCTGGGGTCGCGGCGGCCAGTACTCCGACGGCTGGGACCTGAAGCTCGACCAGCCCGAGACGCTCGAGGCGGCCGGCTACGCGCGCGGCCTCGTCTTCGACTCCAAGATCGCGAACGTCGCGGCGGCCAGCGGCGACACCGCGGTCGACTTCGCGGGCGGGCTCGCACCCTGCACCATCGCCTCGGCGGGTGCGGTCGGCATCGTCACCGCGAGCGCGAAGTTCCCCATCGGCACGGGCGTGCTGCCGGGCGGCCCCCAGGGCCAGTTCGTCCCCACGGGCGGCACGGGCCTCGCGGTCATCGGCAGCAAGACCAAGGAGCAGCAGCTCGCCGCGGCCATGTTCATCAAGCACCTCACCGAGGTCGACCAGCAGGTCGCCCTGGCGAAGAAGACCGGCTACGCGCCCTCCCGCACCTCCGCGGGCGAGTCGACCGACCTCACGGGCTTCTGGGCGTCGAACCCGGCCTTCCGCACCGTGTACGACAGCCTCGAGCACGTGCGCTCGCAGGACTGGGCGCGCACGCTGATCCCCAACGGCGACACGTACCTGCAGCAGCCGTGGTCGCAGATCCTCACGCAGGATGCCGACCCGGCCGCGGTCTTCCCGGCCGCCGCGACGCAGCTCACGAGCGCCTACACGGAGAACGTGCAGCCGTACCTGTAG